The segment GGACTACACAATGATGTAGTAACAAATGCGTTTTTGAACAGTATCCCGTTATTTGCTATATAATCAAGATTTGGTGTTTTTAAAAAAGGATGCCCAAGACAACCTAACATGTCATATCGATGGTCATCTGTGAGTATAAAA is part of the Spirochaetota bacterium genome and harbors:
- a CDS encoding sulfatase-like hydrolase/transferase, with the protein product MVTGFPYLNTLYAQTKRSMPNIIFILTDDHRYDMLGCLGHPFLKTPNLDYIANNGILFKNAFVTTSLCSP